The following coding sequences are from one Sphingobium sp. RAC03 window:
- a CDS encoding ABC1 kinase family protein — MSDRYRKVPSARLSRFAAFGQMAGGVASGMVAEGARRLARGERPQMRDLLLTPGNAQRVTEQLSRLRGAAMKLGQMISLDAGDMLPPELTAILAKLRDNAHHMPPAQLQRVLATQWGQDWRRRFAHFEASPIAAASIGQVHRARLPDGQVVAVKVQYPGVADSIDADVDNVATLLRLSGLLPPALDIAPLLGEAKVQLHEEADYLREARQMQLYADRLADDPRFLVPRPLDDWTTDQVLVMDYIAADSIDTLADASQDVRDRSMAALLDLVLQELFVFGHMQTDPNFANYRWRPESGEIVLLDFGAARPVPPETTNAYRTLLRAGLTGDRDGLRAALIDVGFVSPALVARHGAALDAMIDTIIAHVLRPGLFDFADRSFVARLREQATPVVADTASWHLPPVETMFVQRKVSGTALLAVRMQARLPLVDMVAGMVAPD, encoded by the coding sequence ATGAGCGATCGCTATCGCAAAGTGCCCTCGGCCCGACTGTCGCGCTTTGCCGCCTTCGGTCAGATGGCGGGCGGCGTAGCATCCGGCATGGTGGCGGAGGGCGCAAGGCGGCTGGCGCGCGGGGAGCGACCGCAAATGCGCGACCTGTTGCTCACGCCCGGCAATGCGCAGCGCGTGACCGAACAATTGTCGCGCCTGCGCGGCGCGGCGATGAAGCTTGGACAGATGATCTCGCTCGACGCGGGCGACATGCTGCCGCCGGAACTGACGGCGATCCTCGCCAAGTTGCGCGACAATGCCCATCATATGCCGCCTGCCCAATTGCAAAGGGTGCTGGCAACGCAATGGGGGCAGGACTGGCGGCGGCGCTTTGCCCATTTCGAAGCCAGCCCGATCGCGGCCGCCTCGATCGGCCAGGTCCATCGCGCCCGCCTGCCCGATGGCCAGGTAGTCGCGGTAAAGGTGCAATATCCCGGCGTCGCCGACAGTATCGACGCCGATGTCGACAATGTCGCGACCCTGCTGCGCCTGTCGGGCTTGCTCCCCCCGGCGCTCGACATCGCACCGCTGCTGGGCGAGGCGAAGGTCCAGTTGCATGAAGAGGCCGACTATCTACGCGAAGCGCGGCAGATGCAGCTCTATGCCGATCGGCTGGCAGACGACCCCCGCTTCCTTGTGCCCCGTCCGCTCGACGATTGGACCACGGACCAGGTGTTGGTGATGGATTATATCGCAGCGGACTCGATCGACACGCTCGCCGACGCATCGCAGGACGTGCGCGACCGGTCCATGGCCGCGCTGCTCGACCTCGTGCTGCAAGAACTGTTCGTCTTCGGCCATATGCAGACCGACCCCAATTTCGCCAATTATCGCTGGCGCCCTGAAAGTGGGGAAATCGTGTTGCTGGACTTCGGGGCCGCGCGTCCGGTACCGCCTGAAACGACCAACGCCTATCGCACGCTGTTGCGGGCTGGCCTGACGGGCGACAGGGATGGTCTGCGCGCGGCGCTCATCGATGTGGGCTTCGTGTCGCCCGCCCTTGTCGCGCGGCATGGCGCGGCGCTCGATGCCATGATCGACACGATCATCGCCCATGTGCTGCGCCCCGGCCTGTTCGACTTCGCCGATCGCAGCTTCGTCGCGCGCCTCCGCGAGCAGGCGACGCCGGTCGTGGCCGATACGGCCAGCTGGCACCTGCCGCCGGTCGAAACCATGTTCGTCCAGCGCAAGGTCAGCGGCACGGCGTTGCTCGCCGTCCGCATGCAGGCCCGCCTGCCACTGGTGGATATGGTCGCGGGGATGGTGGCGCCGGACTAG
- a CDS encoding PAS domain-containing protein produces the protein MSLVEMIANSPVATVISNPRLPDNPIIECNAAFMELTGFSRDEIVGHNCRFLSGADTEPWLTETLRTAIRQQRPALVEILNYKKNGTPFRNAVLVAPIFDEEGVLEYFLGSQVEVMDPTIGIVARRAQAHAQISRLSVRQREVLMLMATGKLNKQIAYALTLSERTVKMHKAALLKALGVTTSADAIRLAVEAGY, from the coding sequence ATGTCCTTAGTAGAAATGATCGCCAACAGTCCGGTCGCGACAGTCATCAGCAATCCGCGCCTGCCCGATAATCCCATCATCGAATGCAATGCGGCATTTATGGAACTTACAGGGTTTAGCCGTGATGAAATCGTCGGGCATAATTGCCGCTTTCTGTCTGGGGCAGACACGGAACCCTGGCTGACCGAGACATTGCGCACGGCGATCCGCCAGCAACGGCCAGCGCTGGTGGAAATATTGAATTACAAGAAGAACGGCACGCCGTTCCGCAATGCCGTGCTGGTTGCGCCGATCTTCGACGAGGAAGGCGTGCTGGAATATTTTCTGGGGTCGCAGGTCGAGGTGATGGACCCGACGATCGGCATCGTCGCCCGCCGCGCCCAGGCCCATGCGCAGATTTCGCGCCTGTCCGTGCGGCAGCGCGAAGTGTTGATGCTGATGGCGACGGGCAAGCTCAACAAGCAGATCGCCTATGCGCTCACCCTGTCGGAGCGGACGGTCAAGATGCACAAGGCCGCGCTGCTCAAGGCACTGGGCGTAACGACCAGCGCCGACGCTATCCGCCTGGCGGTGGAAGCGGGCTACTGA
- a CDS encoding aldehyde dehydrogenase family protein, with translation MDIFNPDLIALPQGSNFIGGRRVIGRGPAIPVRRPSDARIYADLDSVDEAQLGQAVEDAQRAYKSSGWAQTDPRGRMRVLRRWADLIEADMETLAPLEALGSTRMIHEIRAWDVTYTAETVRFFAEWADKVGGEVAATTPDKLGLTIYEPYGVVAAIAPWNLPLVMAAWKIAPAIAAGNSIVLKPSEMTPFSIVRLAELAIEAGLPAGIFNIVQGDGRSVGDPLVRRPEVAKVTFTGSTATGAAIMTACAQTGPKPVTLELGGKSPQIIFADAALDKAAAIVARAITLNAGQVCVAGSRLLVQESVADQVIDRIITSFAAHKMGQTWASDSTLGPIISEGQLDRIDGIVQRAVAAGAHVLTGGGRAAAPQDGSYFQPTLLRYAAQQSEAVQGEIFGPVLTVQTFADDDQAYALANDNAYGLAAGVHTTDVARALRATRSLEAGTIWVNRYGRSNDFILPTGGYKQSGIGKDLGREAYLANLKTKVALIEF, from the coding sequence ATGGACATTTTCAACCCCGACCTAATTGCCCTGCCGCAGGGGAGCAATTTCATCGGCGGGCGGCGTGTCATCGGGCGCGGGCCGGCCATTCCGGTGCGGCGCCCCTCCGACGCGCGGATCTATGCCGATCTCGACAGCGTGGACGAGGCGCAACTGGGCCAGGCGGTCGAGGATGCCCAGCGCGCTTACAAGAGCAGCGGCTGGGCGCAGACCGACCCGCGCGGACGGATGCGCGTGCTGCGTCGCTGGGCCGACTTGATCGAGGCCGACATGGAGACGCTCGCCCCACTCGAAGCGCTCGGCTCGACCCGGATGATCCACGAAATCCGCGCCTGGGATGTGACCTATACGGCTGAAACGGTGCGCTTCTTTGCCGAATGGGCCGACAAGGTCGGCGGCGAGGTGGCGGCGACCACGCCCGACAAGCTCGGCCTCACCATATACGAACCCTATGGCGTCGTCGCGGCGATCGCGCCGTGGAATCTGCCGCTAGTCATGGCTGCCTGGAAAATCGCGCCTGCCATCGCGGCGGGGAACAGCATCGTCCTCAAACCTTCGGAAATGACACCGTTCAGCATCGTGCGCCTCGCCGAACTGGCAATCGAAGCGGGCTTGCCTGCGGGCATCTTCAACATCGTGCAGGGCGATGGGCGATCGGTCGGCGATCCGCTGGTCCGCCGACCCGAAGTGGCTAAGGTCACCTTCACCGGATCGACCGCGACCGGCGCGGCGATCATGACCGCCTGCGCCCAGACCGGGCCAAAGCCGGTTACGCTGGAACTCGGCGGCAAAAGCCCGCAGATCATCTTCGCCGACGCCGCGCTGGACAAGGCGGCGGCGATCGTCGCGCGGGCGATCACGCTCAATGCGGGCCAGGTCTGCGTCGCTGGCTCCCGCCTGCTGGTGCAGGAGAGTGTCGCAGACCAAGTCATCGATCGCATCATCACGTCTTTTGCTGCGCACAAAATGGGGCAGACCTGGGCCAGCGACAGCACGCTTGGCCCCATCATTTCGGAAGGACAGCTCGACCGGATCGATGGCATAGTCCAGCGCGCCGTGGCCGCTGGCGCGCACGTCCTGACCGGCGGTGGTCGCGCCGCCGCGCCGCAGGATGGCAGCTATTTCCAGCCCACTTTGCTGCGATATGCTGCGCAGCAAAGCGAGGCGGTGCAGGGTGAGATTTTCGGCCCCGTACTGACCGTCCAGACCTTTGCCGACGATGATCAAGCCTATGCGCTGGCCAATGACAACGCCTATGGCCTCGCCGCTGGTGTACATACCACGGACGTCGCGCGCGCCCTGCGCGCCACCCGTTCGCTTGAAGCTGGGACCATCTGGGTCAATCGCTATGGCCGCAGCAACGACTTCATCCTGCCCACCGGCGGCTATAAGCAATCAGGCATCGGCAAGGATCTGGGGCGGGAAGCCTATCTCGCCAACCTCAAGACCAAGGTCGCGCTGATCGAGTTCTGA
- a CDS encoding DUF3429 domain-containing protein, which yields MMNGSARLLGYSGLLPQMAAIGTMLTGGPELYWTAMAVAYGYAAFIFSFLGGVWWGLGLAIAQPPRWIFVAAVMPSLIALATYLPWVLGWDWPRPSLMILAVALIASPLVDRLIVRGREGFGGWLQLRWHLSIGLGGLTLLAGLL from the coding sequence ATGATGAATGGGTCCGCCCGGCTGCTCGGCTATAGCGGGCTGTTGCCGCAGATGGCCGCCATCGGCACCATGCTGACAGGCGGGCCGGAGCTATACTGGACAGCGATGGCGGTGGCCTATGGCTATGCCGCCTTCATCTTTTCCTTTCTGGGCGGTGTGTGGTGGGGGCTGGGCCTCGCGATCGCGCAGCCGCCGCGCTGGATATTCGTCGCGGCGGTGATGCCCAGCCTGATCGCGCTGGCCACCTATCTGCCCTGGGTGCTGGGGTGGGACTGGCCCCGACCGTCGTTGATGATCCTGGCGGTGGCGCTGATCGCCTCGCCTCTGGTCGATCGCCTGATCGTGCGCGGGCGGGAAGGCTTTGGCGGATGGCTGCAACTGCGCTGGCATTTGTCAATTGGGCTGGGCGGGCTGACGCTGTTGGCGGGGCTGCTTTAG
- a CDS encoding NAD(P)/FAD-dependent oxidoreductase, giving the protein MRVAVIGAGMAGLSCADALREEGHEPALFDKARGPGGRMSTRRCDSPLGTIAFDHGASHFTARGAAFRQLVGEWHMQGVVAPWSVAGRDAWVGTPGMNAPIKAMAERHPVTWNCPIAGVTHDGQHWWCRGQDISFGPFDAVVIAVPVEQALPLISLHDFQMARLAMTVGSQPCWAGMFAFAEPLDIGPDMIRHIGPIGWAVRNSAKPGRTGPEAWVVQGSADWSTANLEEDADRIATLLLDGLAHATGLTLPTPVVRMAHRWRYAMPSGCFANALWNPALQIGMCGDWLAHGFVEQAWQSGKALAGKMLGLAQDDGAMGIARRG; this is encoded by the coding sequence ATGCGGGTCGCAGTAATCGGTGCGGGCATGGCGGGGCTATCCTGCGCCGATGCCTTGCGGGAAGAAGGCCATGAGCCCGCCCTGTTCGACAAGGCACGCGGGCCGGGCGGGCGCATGTCCACCCGCCGCTGCGACAGCCCGCTCGGCACCATCGCCTTCGACCATGGCGCGTCCCACTTCACCGCGCGCGGCGCGGCGTTCCGCCAGCTGGTGGGCGAATGGCACATGCAGGGCGTCGTCGCGCCCTGGTCCGTCGCCGGGCGCGATGCCTGGGTCGGCACGCCGGGCATGAATGCGCCGATCAAGGCCATGGCCGAGCGGCATCCCGTCACCTGGAACTGCCCGATTGCGGGCGTCACCCATGATGGCCAGCATTGGTGGTGCCGGGGCCAGGACATATCCTTTGGCCCGTTCGACGCGGTGGTCATCGCCGTGCCGGTCGAACAGGCATTGCCGCTCATATCGCTCCATGATTTTCAGATGGCCCGGCTCGCCATGACGGTCGGCTCGCAACCCTGCTGGGCGGGCATGTTCGCCTTTGCCGAACCGCTCGACATCGGCCCCGACATGATCCGCCATATCGGCCCGATCGGCTGGGCCGTCCGCAACAGCGCAAAGCCGGGCCGGACCGGGCCGGAAGCCTGGGTGGTGCAGGGGTCAGCGGACTGGTCAACGGCAAATCTGGAGGAAGATGCCGACCGGATTGCCACCCTGCTGCTCGACGGTCTGGCCCATGCCACCGGCCTCACCCTGCCGACTCCGGTGGTCCGCATGGCGCATCGTTGGCGTTATGCGATGCCTTCGGGCTGTTTCGCCAACGCGCTTTGGAACCCTGCGCTGCAAATCGGCATGTGCGGCGACTGGCTGGCGCATGGCTTTGTCGAACAGGCCTGGCAGTCGGGCAAGGCGCTGGCCGGGAAAATGCTAGGCCTGGCGCAGGATGATGGCGCAATGGGGATTGCCCGGCGCGGCTAA
- a CDS encoding DUF2256 domain-containing protein, with protein sequence MTDKRYTKSTLPEKICAACGRPFAWRKKWARDWDEVKTCSERCKGNLRRKNR encoded by the coding sequence ATGACGGACAAGCGCTATACCAAATCGACCCTGCCGGAGAAAATCTGTGCGGCGTGCGGGCGGCCCTTTGCCTGGCGCAAGAAATGGGCGCGCGATTGGGACGAGGTGAAGACCTGTTCGGAGCGGTGCAAGGGCAACTTGCGGCGCAAGAATCGATGA
- a CDS encoding SDR family NAD(P)-dependent oxidoreductase, producing the protein MTDTSLPPVPACIFGASGGIGAALAAQLAASDAISLVHAGGRGPVAQGAKLRPFTFDLEDEASIAAAARAMDDAPPRIIIVATGLLHGDDLRPEKSLRDQSGDAYARLFAVNATGPALIAKHMLVRPPRQGRLVFAALSARVGSISDNRLGGWHAYRASKAALNMIVRNIAIELARINPEAIAVTLHPGTVDSGLSQPFQRNVAPDKLFPPELSARHLLSVIDGLGPEASGQCYGWDGAVIPF; encoded by the coding sequence ATGACGGACACCTCCCTTCCCCCGGTTCCCGCCTGCATTTTCGGCGCGAGCGGCGGCATTGGCGCGGCGTTGGCGGCGCAACTCGCGGCGAGCGACGCGATTTCGCTGGTCCATGCGGGTGGGCGCGGCCCGGTGGCGCAGGGTGCAAAGTTACGGCCCTTTACGTTCGACCTGGAGGATGAAGCCTCGATCGCGGCGGCGGCGCGGGCGATGGACGATGCCCCGCCCCGGATCATCATCGTCGCGACCGGCCTGCTGCACGGGGACGATCTGCGGCCCGAAAAATCGCTGCGTGACCAGAGCGGTGACGCCTATGCGCGGCTGTTCGCGGTCAATGCGACTGGACCGGCGCTGATCGCCAAACATATGCTGGTGCGGCCGCCGCGTCAGGGCAGGCTGGTCTTTGCCGCATTGTCGGCGCGGGTCGGGTCGATCAGCGACAATCGGCTGGGCGGATGGCACGCCTATCGCGCGTCGAAGGCTGCGCTCAACATGATCGTCCGCAACATCGCGATCGAACTGGCGCGGATCAACCCGGAGGCCATTGCCGTCACGCTGCATCCGGGCACCGTGGATAGCGGATTGTCGCAACCCTTTCAGCGCAATGTCGCGCCGGACAAGCTGTTTCCGCCGGAGCTATCGGCCCGGCACTTGCTATCCGTGATCGACGGGCTGGGGCCGGAAGCGTCGGGCCAATGCTATGGCTGGGATGGCGCGGTCATTCCGTTCTGA
- a CDS encoding hybrid sensor histidine kinase/response regulator, producing MTIRQTRSIALTPEWDGFIADQIAKGVYADADAILLAGLQALRDGAQAAHPVLPGWPFGGGECGAIVRRFDWASTALGAIATWSVELRATVGNIVNSPVAKVLMWGSDHVMLYNDAYAQIAGANHPAALGGTVRGVWPEIWDFNQRVLEAGLKGENLSYLEQPLVLNRGGVSQTVIFDLFYTPVFNGDGTVGGVMCTCIDNSVRAKFEADLSLSNNRFRMAMEAVHGVLWSNSADGRMVGEQPGWAALTGQSYDEYQDFGWANAVHPDDQADSIRSWNEAVAAKRMYVHEHRLRRHDGMWRVCAIRALPILSDAGEIMEWVGVHTDITHQRAAEAALREQADMLARQVRHRERAEDQLRQLNETLEARVIAEIDERRRTEAKLAQAQKMETIGKLTGGVAHDFNNLLQIISGNLQLLAKDAADNPRVEKRINNAMAGVSRGAKLASQLLAFGRRQALEPRVVNATRFVRGMDDMLRRAIGEGVEIETVVGGGLWNTFIDPAQFENALLNLAINARDAMDGQGRLTIELGNAHLDADYARAHDEVTPGQYVMLAVSDTGSGMDVDILAKVFEPFFSTKGEGKGSGLGLSMVYGFVKQSGGHVKIYSEVGEGTTVRLYLPRSIESEDAEVQMDSGPISGGTETVLVVEDDEEVRATVVEVLTDLGYNVLKAPDAAAGLIVIESGMPIDILFTDVVMPGPLKSPELARKARERLPNLAVLFTSGYTENSIVHGGKLDAGVELLSKPYTREALARRLRHVLDNQRQRNAIAQQPGDTPTARIGATVLLVDDDALIRQHAAEILKKSGCLVIEAGSTEDAMMALQTAPVDVLVTDLHLPGASGVALAEAARAQRGTIAILFATGDGQLAARDALPGDMVLNKPYDAVQLIEAVQAAMRAHDLRPDPEALIPPAPQPMREVEKD from the coding sequence ATGACCATCCGCCAGACTCGCAGCATCGCCCTGACGCCCGAATGGGACGGCTTCATCGCCGATCAGATTGCCAAGGGCGTCTATGCCGATGCCGACGCGATATTGCTCGCCGGTTTGCAGGCGCTGCGCGATGGCGCACAGGCGGCCCATCCTGTGCTGCCGGGCTGGCCCTTCGGCGGTGGCGAATGTGGTGCCATCGTCCGCCGCTTCGACTGGGCCTCGACCGCGCTGGGGGCGATTGCGACATGGTCGGTCGAATTGCGCGCGACGGTCGGCAATATCGTCAATTCGCCAGTGGCCAAGGTACTGATGTGGGGATCGGACCATGTCATGCTCTATAATGACGCCTATGCCCAGATCGCAGGCGCGAACCACCCCGCCGCGCTGGGCGGGACGGTGCGCGGCGTCTGGCCGGAAATCTGGGACTTCAACCAGCGGGTGCTGGAAGCCGGGCTTAAAGGCGAAAACCTCTCCTATCTGGAACAACCCTTGGTTCTCAACCGGGGTGGCGTGTCGCAAACCGTCATTTTCGACTTGTTCTACACGCCCGTCTTCAATGGCGACGGCACGGTCGGCGGGGTGATGTGTACCTGTATCGACAATAGCGTCCGCGCCAAGTTCGAAGCCGACCTGTCGCTCAGTAACAACCGCTTCCGCATGGCGATGGAGGCGGTGCATGGCGTGCTGTGGAGCAACAGCGCAGACGGGCGGATGGTCGGCGAACAACCCGGCTGGGCGGCGCTCACCGGCCAATCCTATGACGAATATCAGGATTTCGGCTGGGCCAATGCGGTCCATCCCGACGATCAGGCCGACAGCATTCGCAGCTGGAACGAAGCGGTCGCGGCCAAGCGCATGTATGTCCATGAACATCGGCTGCGCCGCCATGACGGCATGTGGCGCGTCTGCGCCATCCGCGCCCTGCCGATCCTCAGTGATGCGGGCGAGATCATGGAATGGGTCGGCGTCCACACCGACATCACCCACCAGCGCGCAGCCGAAGCGGCGTTGCGCGAACAGGCCGACATGCTGGCGCGCCAGGTGCGCCATCGCGAACGTGCCGAAGACCAGCTGCGCCAGCTCAACGAAACGCTCGAAGCGCGTGTGATCGCGGAAATCGATGAACGGCGGCGGACGGAAGCCAAGCTCGCCCAGGCGCAGAAGATGGAGACGATCGGCAAGCTGACCGGCGGCGTCGCCCATGACTTCAACAATCTGCTGCAGATCATATCGGGCAATCTGCAATTGCTGGCCAAGGATGCGGCGGACAATCCGCGCGTCGAAAAGCGGATCAACAACGCGATGGCGGGCGTCTCGCGCGGCGCCAAACTCGCCAGCCAGTTGCTCGCCTTCGGGCGGCGGCAGGCGCTCGAACCGCGCGTCGTCAACGCCACCCGCTTCGTGCGGGGTATGGACGACATGTTGCGCCGCGCGATCGGCGAGGGCGTGGAGATCGAAACCGTCGTGGGCGGCGGCCTGTGGAACACCTTTATCGATCCGGCCCAGTTCGAAAATGCGCTGCTGAACCTCGCCATCAACGCACGCGACGCGATGGACGGGCAGGGGCGCCTGACCATCGAACTTGGCAATGCCCATCTCGACGCCGACTATGCCCGCGCGCATGATGAAGTGACGCCGGGCCAATATGTCATGCTGGCGGTGTCGGACACCGGCTCCGGCATGGACGTCGACATTCTTGCCAAGGTGTTCGAACCCTTCTTCTCGACCAAGGGCGAAGGCAAGGGGTCGGGCCTTGGCCTTTCCATGGTCTACGGCTTCGTCAAACAATCGGGCGGCCATGTGAAAATCTATTCCGAAGTCGGCGAAGGCACGACCGTCCGCCTCTATCTGCCCCGCTCGATCGAAAGCGAAGATGCCGAGGTCCAGATGGACAGCGGGCCGATCAGCGGCGGCACCGAAACTGTGCTGGTGGTCGAGGATGACGAGGAGGTCCGCGCGACCGTGGTCGAGGTGCTGACCGACCTTGGCTATAATGTCCTCAAGGCCCCCGACGCGGCGGCTGGCCTCATCGTCATCGAAAGCGGCATGCCGATCGACATATTGTTCACCGATGTCGTGATGCCCGGCCCGCTCAAAAGCCCCGAACTCGCGCGCAAGGCGCGCGAACGGCTGCCCAATCTCGCCGTCCTCTTCACGTCGGGCTATACCGAAAATTCCATCGTCCATGGCGGCAAGCTGGACGCCGGGGTCGAACTTCTTTCCAAACCCTATACCCGCGAAGCGCTGGCGCGGCGCTTGCGGCACGTCCTCGATAACCAGCGGCAACGCAACGCCATCGCGCAGCAGCCGGGCGACACCCCCACAGCACGGATCGGCGCGACGGTGCTACTGGTCGATGACGACGCTTTGATCCGCCAACATGCCGCCGAAATCCTCAAAAAATCCGGATGCCTGGTAATCGAGGCTGGCAGCACCGAAGACGCGATGATGGCCTTGCAGACGGCGCCGGTGGACGTGCTGGTGACCGACCTGCATCTGCCCGGCGCGTCGGGTGTGGCGCTCGCCGAAGCGGCCCGCGCTCAACGCGGCACGATCGCCATTTTGTTTGCCACGGGCGACGGGCAACTCGCCGCGCGCGACGCCCTGCCCGGCGACATGGTGCTGAACAAACCCTATGACGCGGTCCAACTGATCGAGGCTGTCCAGGCCGCGATGCGCGCGCATGACTTGCGGCCCGATCCCGAAGCACTGATCCCGCCCGCGCCCCAACCGATGCGGGAGGTGGAGAAGGACTGA
- a CDS encoding NAD(P)/FAD-dependent oxidoreductase translates to MSAASDVIIVGGGLMGSSTALFLRGHGLSVTLLETDLIGRQASGTNFGNVRRQGRPIHQLPLANRAIDIWRRSRKLLGADVEYLQSGHIRVCYRERPELVGSMEDYANKARSEGLDLELLSGNALRDKFPFFGADVLAGSYSATDGHANPRLATPAFARAAERLGAVIHEHTKIVDAQKIGEDFVVSAADGRTFRAPILLVTAGAWGNALSSQFGEPVPIVPRGPNMSVTEPVPYAILPAVGVMTPVEEETVYFRQVARGNIVLGGSTRGPSFPDQYRAYVEPQNTVSQLKQIRRLAPALGKLNIIRVWSGIEGYLPDSQPVMGPSATTSGLYYAFGFSGSGFQIGPGVGETMAEIIAKGATDIPIAPYTIGRFAKG, encoded by the coding sequence ATGAGCGCTGCCAGCGACGTCATCATCGTAGGCGGCGGCCTGATGGGGTCGTCCACCGCCCTGTTCCTGCGCGGCCATGGCCTGTCGGTCACGCTGCTGGAAACCGACCTGATCGGACGGCAGGCGAGCGGCACCAATTTCGGTAATGTCCGGCGGCAGGGTCGCCCGATCCACCAATTGCCGCTGGCCAACCGCGCCATCGATATATGGCGGCGGTCGCGCAAACTGTTGGGCGCGGATGTCGAATATCTCCAGTCCGGGCATATCCGCGTCTGTTATCGTGAGCGGCCTGAACTGGTCGGGTCGATGGAGGATTATGCCAACAAGGCGCGTTCCGAGGGGCTCGACCTTGAATTGCTCAGCGGCAATGCATTGCGCGACAAATTTCCCTTCTTCGGGGCCGATGTGCTGGCCGGTTCCTATTCGGCGACCGACGGCCATGCCAATCCGCGCCTCGCCACACCCGCCTTTGCGCGGGCGGCCGAGCGGCTGGGCGCGGTGATCCATGAGCATACGAAGATCGTCGATGCACAAAAGATCGGCGAGGATTTCGTGGTGAGCGCGGCAGACGGGCGGACATTCCGCGCGCCCATATTGCTGGTGACGGCGGGCGCCTGGGGCAATGCGCTGTCGTCGCAATTTGGCGAGCCGGTGCCGATCGTGCCGCGTGGCCCCAATATGAGCGTTACCGAACCCGTGCCCTATGCCATCCTGCCCGCTGTCGGCGTGATGACGCCGGTGGAAGAAGAGACGGTCTATTTCCGGCAGGTCGCGCGCGGCAATATCGTGCTGGGCGGCAGTACGCGCGGGCCATCTTTTCCCGACCAATATCGCGCCTATGTCGAGCCGCAAAATACGGTCAGCCAGTTGAAGCAGATCCGGCGGCTGGCCCCGGCACTGGGCAAGCTCAACATCATCCGCGTCTGGTCGGGCATTGAGGGCTATCTGCCCGATAGCCAACCCGTCATGGGGCCAAGCGCGACGACGAGCGGGCTCTATTATGCGTTCGGTTTTTCGGGGTCGGGCTTCCAGATCGGGCCGGGCGTGGGCGAGACGATGGCCGAGATCATCGCCAAGGGCGCGACCGACATTCCGATCGCACCCTACACTATTGGCCGCTTCGCCAAGGGCTGA
- the folE gene encoding GTP cyclohydrolase I FolE, translating into MNFMLHDHDAFDESDTQIIPDTVLEAVRTLLRWSGDDPDREGLVDTPKRVARAWQEYCSGYQENPALHLDRTFEDVGGYDEIVLLKDIPFHSHCEHHLAPITGKASIAYLPRNRVVGISKLARVLHGYARRLQVQERLTADVAQCIWDHLQPHGVAVVIEAQHGCMTGRGVRTPGVSMVTSRLLGCFLTDAGSRKELLALMGY; encoded by the coding sequence ATGAACTTCATGTTGCATGATCATGACGCGTTTGACGAGTCCGACACGCAAATCATCCCCGATACGGTGCTGGAGGCGGTGCGCACCCTGTTACGCTGGTCGGGCGACGACCCGGACCGCGAAGGCCTGGTCGATACCCCCAAGCGGGTCGCCCGCGCCTGGCAGGAATATTGCAGCGGCTATCAGGAAAATCCCGCCCTGCATCTCGACCGGACGTTCGAGGATGTCGGCGGCTATGACGAAATCGTGCTGCTGAAGGACATTCCCTTCCATTCGCATTGCGAACATCATCTGGCCCCCATCACCGGCAAGGCGTCGATCGCCTATCTGCCGCGGAACCGGGTCGTCGGCATATCGAAACTCGCCCGCGTGCTGCATGGCTATGCCCGCCGCCTGCAGGTGCAGGAACGGCTGACCGCCGATGTCGCCCAGTGCATCTGGGATCATCTGCAACCTCATGGCGTCGCCGTGGTGATAGAGGCGCAGCATGGCTGCATGACCGGGCGTGGCGTGCGGACGCCGGGCGTCTCCATGGTGACCAGCCGCCTGCTGGGCTGTTTCCTGACCGATGCTGGCAGCCGCAAGGAATTGCTGGCGCTGATGGGATATTGA
- a CDS encoding DCC1-like thiol-disulfide oxidoreductase family protein produces the protein MNTALPHGDRAATGDARVTVWYDGACPLCRREIDLMRRLDRRDRLHFVDVARDGATCPIDRAALLARFHACEDGRMLEGAAAFAAMWRAIPLLRPLGLLARYRPVLALLDRLYTYFLRWRPALQRRLR, from the coding sequence ATGAACACAGCCCTCCCCCACGGTGATCGCGCCGCCACTGGTGACGCTCGCGTGACGGTGTGGTATGATGGCGCATGTCCCTTATGCCGCCGCGAAATTGATCTGATGCGCCGATTGGACCGGCGCGACCGGTTGCATTTTGTCGACGTAGCGCGCGACGGCGCTACTTGCCCGATCGACCGTGCCGCCCTGCTGGCGCGCTTCCACGCCTGCGAGGATGGCCGGATGCTGGAGGGCGCAGCGGCCTTCGCCGCCATGTGGCGCGCCATTCCGCTGCTCCGTCCCTTGGGCCTGCTCGCGCGCTATCGCCCCGTTCTGGCGCTGCTCGACCGGCTTTACACCTACTTCCTGCGCTGGCGACCGGCGCTGCAAAGGCGGCTACGATGA